In Dendrosporobacter quercicolus, a single genomic region encodes these proteins:
- a CDS encoding STAS domain-containing protein — MTSEFSVENKQVTVTLNGSIYVEEAASLREQLIDYIDKGHSIFCINVASVEYIDSSGLGVLVAIHKRALQNNGKVIIKGLSGIVKELFELTRLNKVFELQ; from the coding sequence ATGACCAGCGAGTTCTCCGTTGAAAATAAGCAGGTGACAGTAACGCTGAATGGCAGTATTTATGTCGAGGAAGCGGCAAGCCTGCGTGAACAGCTAATTGATTATATTGACAAAGGCCACAGTATTTTCTGTATTAATGTGGCCAGCGTCGAGTATATTGACAGCTCGGGTTTGGGCGTGCTTGTGGCTATCCATAAGCGGGCGCTGCAGAATAACGGCAAAGTAATCATCAAGGGTCTCAGCGGAATCGTTAAGGAACTATTTGAACTGACCCGACTGAACAAGGTATTTGAATTGCAATAA